From Aristaeella lactis, the proteins below share one genomic window:
- the ppdK gene encoding pyruvate, phosphate dikinase gives MSKKYLYLFTEGDATMRELLGGKGANLAEMTKVGLPVPQGFTISTEACTQYYEDGRQINDEIQAQIIEYIAKMEEINGKKFGDLKNPLLVSVRSGARASMPGMMDTILNLGLNDDVVEAMIAGNPDPKFARFVYDSYRRFIQMYSDVVMEVGKKYFEQLIDEMKAKKGVSYDVELTAEDLKELAGQFKAEYKSKIGSDFPSDPKEQLMGAIKAVFRSWDNPRANVYRRDNDIPYSWGTAVNVMPMVFGNLNDNSGTGVAFTRDPATGENKLMGEFLVNAQGEDVVAGVRTPMPISQMKEQFPQAYAEFEKVCDLLEKHYRDMQDMEFTVENGKLYMLQCRNGKRTAQAALKIACDLVDEGMRTEKEAVSMIDPRNLDTLLHPQFDTAALKKAEPIGKGLGASPGAACGKIVFTAEDAEAWAKRGEKVVLVRLETSPEDITGMKSAQGILTVRGGMTSHAAVVARGMGTCCVSGCGDIAMDEENKKFTLAGKTFHEGDFISIDGTTGNIYDGLIPTVDARIAGEFGRIMAWADKYRKLHVRTNADTPADARKARELGAEGIGLCRTEHMFFEPERIAAFREMICSDTVEEREAALDKILSYQQGDFEKLYEALEGYPVCIRFLDPPLHEFVPTSEEEIQLLAKAQGKSVETIKNIISSLHEFNPMMGHRGCRLAVTYPEIAKMQTRAVIRAAIKTQKDHPEWNVRPEIMIPLVCEVKELKYVKKTVVETADAEIAAAGVKLEYEVGTMIEIPRAALTADEIAAEADFFCFGTNDLTQMTFGFSRDDAGKFLGAYYESKIFESDPFARLDQKGVGKLMKMAIELGRPVNQKLHVGICGEHGGDPSSVEFCHRIGLDYVSCSPFRVPIARLAAAQAAISESGK, from the coding sequence ATGTCCAAAAAGTATCTGTACCTCTTCACGGAAGGCGATGCCACCATGCGTGAACTGCTTGGCGGCAAAGGCGCAAATCTGGCTGAGATGACAAAGGTCGGTCTGCCGGTTCCGCAGGGCTTTACCATTTCAACAGAAGCCTGCACCCAGTATTATGAAGACGGCCGTCAAATCAATGATGAGATTCAGGCACAGATCATAGAATACATTGCCAAAATGGAAGAGATCAACGGCAAAAAGTTCGGTGATCTGAAAAACCCGCTGCTGGTTTCTGTCCGCTCCGGTGCGCGTGCATCCATGCCTGGCATGATGGATACTATTCTGAACCTGGGACTCAACGATGACGTCGTTGAAGCGATGATCGCCGGCAATCCCGATCCTAAATTCGCCCGTTTTGTTTATGACAGCTATCGCCGCTTTATCCAGATGTATTCTGATGTTGTCATGGAAGTGGGTAAAAAGTATTTCGAACAGCTGATCGACGAAATGAAAGCCAAGAAAGGCGTTTCCTACGATGTGGAACTGACAGCGGAAGACCTGAAGGAGCTGGCTGGTCAGTTTAAAGCTGAATACAAATCCAAAATCGGTTCAGATTTCCCCTCCGATCCCAAAGAGCAGCTGATGGGCGCGATAAAAGCGGTCTTCCGTTCCTGGGATAATCCGCGCGCCAATGTTTACCGCAGGGATAATGATATCCCTTACAGCTGGGGTACAGCAGTCAATGTTATGCCCATGGTTTTCGGCAACCTGAATGACAATTCCGGTACAGGCGTTGCTTTTACCAGGGATCCCGCCACCGGTGAGAACAAGCTGATGGGCGAATTCCTTGTCAATGCCCAGGGTGAAGATGTGGTTGCGGGCGTACGTACCCCCATGCCGATCTCCCAGATGAAGGAACAATTCCCGCAGGCATATGCTGAATTTGAAAAAGTATGCGATCTGCTTGAAAAGCATTACCGTGACATGCAGGATATGGAGTTTACTGTTGAAAACGGTAAACTGTATATGCTTCAGTGCCGCAACGGAAAACGCACTGCACAGGCGGCCCTGAAAATCGCCTGCGATCTTGTGGATGAAGGAATGCGCACAGAAAAAGAAGCGGTTTCCATGATCGATCCGCGCAACCTGGATACGCTGCTTCATCCCCAGTTTGACACAGCTGCGCTTAAAAAGGCTGAACCGATCGGCAAAGGACTTGGTGCCTCTCCCGGTGCTGCGTGCGGTAAGATCGTCTTCACAGCTGAAGATGCAGAAGCCTGGGCAAAAAGAGGGGAAAAAGTTGTCCTGGTACGCCTCGAGACTTCTCCCGAAGATATTACCGGCATGAAGAGCGCACAGGGAATACTGACAGTACGCGGCGGCATGACAAGCCATGCGGCGGTTGTGGCACGCGGTATGGGTACCTGCTGTGTTTCCGGCTGCGGTGATATCGCCATGGATGAAGAAAACAAGAAGTTTACACTTGCCGGAAAGACATTCCATGAAGGTGATTTCATTTCCATTGACGGTACAACAGGCAATATCTATGACGGCCTGATTCCGACGGTGGACGCCCGTATTGCCGGTGAATTCGGCAGGATCATGGCGTGGGCTGACAAGTATCGTAAACTGCATGTTCGCACCAATGCCGATACGCCTGCGGATGCACGGAAAGCCCGCGAGCTCGGTGCGGAAGGTATCGGCCTGTGCCGTACGGAGCACATGTTCTTTGAACCGGAACGTATCGCTGCTTTCCGCGAGATGATCTGTTCCGATACGGTTGAGGAAAGGGAAGCGGCGCTTGATAAAATCCTGTCTTATCAGCAGGGAGACTTCGAAAAACTGTACGAAGCGCTTGAAGGATATCCGGTATGCATCCGGTTCCTGGATCCTCCGCTTCATGAGTTTGTTCCCACCAGCGAGGAAGAGATCCAGCTGCTGGCCAAAGCACAGGGCAAGAGCGTTGAGACGATTAAAAATATTATATCCTCCCTGCATGAATTCAACCCGATGATGGGTCACCGCGGATGCCGTCTTGCGGTCACTTATCCTGAAATTGCCAAAATGCAGACAAGGGCTGTGATCAGGGCTGCGATCAAAACACAGAAAGACCACCCTGAATGGAATGTACGGCCTGAGATCATGATCCCGCTGGTATGTGAAGTCAAGGAACTCAAGTATGTGAAAAAGACTGTTGTGGAAACCGCTGACGCGGAGATCGCGGCTGCGGGTGTCAAGCTTGAGTATGAAGTCGGAACCATGATTGAGATTCCGAGGGCTGCCCTGACTGCTGACGAAATTGCCGCTGAAGCTGACTTCTTCTGCTTCGGCACCAATGACCTGACACAGATGACCTTTGGCTTCAGCCGGGATGATGCAGGCAAATTCCTGGGCGCATATTATGAATCCAAAATTTTCGAAAGCGATCCTTTTGCCAGACTGGATCAGAAAGGTGTGGGCAAGCTGATGAAGATGGCTATTGAACTGGGCCGGCCGGTCAACCAGAAGCTGCATGTAGGTATCTGCGGTGAGCACGGCGGCGATCCCAGCTCTGTTGAATTCTGCCACAGGATCGGGCTTGACTATGTGAGCTGTTCTCCTTTCCGTGTTCCGATTGCACGCCTTGCCGCTGCGCAGGCTGCGATCAGCGAATCCGGCAAATAA
- a CDS encoding regulatory protein RecX encodes MVTIQEISRNRSRVSVRLDNGEIFWLTQSDVYAEGCYEGKKYDPESFYQWIRICQYPRALNHAVSMLARRPCSTGEIRRRLMLHHYTEEVTELVLYKLEKEKLIDDISFCEQWIHFRQQRGYGPSLIRRELKYKGIPDDIIQDCFDRQESCEDTSGALLLARKAWKKYSSSEDRLKSRQKVIQFLVRKGYDWSTARSAAEEAEKE; translated from the coding sequence ATGGTAACAATACAGGAGATTTCCCGAAACCGTTCCAGAGTTTCTGTCAGGCTTGATAACGGTGAGATTTTCTGGCTCACTCAATCTGATGTCTATGCGGAAGGATGTTATGAGGGGAAGAAATATGATCCGGAATCCTTTTATCAATGGATCCGAATCTGTCAGTATCCACGGGCACTGAATCACGCTGTATCGATGCTCGCGAGGCGTCCGTGCAGCACCGGGGAAATACGCAGAAGGCTTATGCTGCATCATTATACAGAAGAAGTTACAGAACTTGTTCTGTATAAGCTGGAGAAAGAAAAACTGATTGATGACATTTCTTTTTGCGAGCAATGGATTCACTTCCGGCAGCAGCGTGGTTACGGTCCTTCTTTGATCCGCCGCGAACTGAAATATAAAGGTATACCTGATGATATCATTCAGGATTGCTTCGACAGACAGGAATCCTGTGAAGATACATCCGGCGCTTTACTGCTCGCCCGTAAAGCATGGAAAAAATACAGTTCATCCGAAGACCGGCTCAAAAGCCGTCAGAAAGTGATACAATTCCTTGTCAGAAAGGGATATGACTGGAGTACTGCCAGATCAGCTGCTGAAGAGGCGGAAAAAGAATAA
- a CDS encoding serine hydrolase domain-containing protein: MPTSRLKNIVYRFVLPFSQTDSGTNPVSDVYGHSLTHPDVFRRLIRRHHVLGSSTLIETGSLSSVICTSSICPPHAAQPDSFFRVASITKTATSLLTLRLADCDILSLDAPISHYLRSFYSGSSLDGITIRHLLSHTSGLVDPAGLESSLEKGVPFTDLLHDSRQFPAGSSFHYSNLGYGLIGCILEALLDRPVSGIFNDFLFSPLHMNATLEGCILPRDKIVPVVRVLPYRERNEMILTPLGSKQLTEADPLRHYGHTAGSMYTDIASLQTMFHVLIYGENGFLSGNILSEMKKEHAVYGKLSPTLSYGLGLLIVKDPSVSNSRILGHQGFAYGCVDGAFWEESTGRLLITLNGGCSEARSGRLGLSNRDFMRWAFRKELPSW; the protein is encoded by the coding sequence ATGCCGACATCCAGGCTTAAAAATATTGTTTATCGTTTTGTGCTTCCTTTCAGCCAAACAGACAGCGGAACCAATCCTGTATCCGATGTGTACGGCCACAGTCTGACTCATCCGGATGTGTTTCGCAGGCTGATCCGCAGGCACCATGTGCTTGGCTCTTCAACACTGATTGAAACCGGCAGTCTTTCCTCTGTTATCTGTACTTCATCCATCTGTCCCCCTCACGCTGCTCAGCCTGATTCCTTTTTCCGCGTTGCTTCCATCACAAAAACTGCCACATCTCTGCTGACACTCCGCCTTGCTGATTGTGATATTCTGTCACTTGACGCTCCGATCAGCCATTACCTGCGTTCTTTTTATTCAGGCAGCAGTCTCGATGGCATTACGATCAGGCACCTTCTGTCCCACACATCCGGGCTTGTTGATCCTGCAGGTCTTGAATCCAGCCTTGAAAAAGGCGTCCCTTTTACTGATCTGCTTCATGACTCAAGACAGTTTCCTGCAGGCAGTTCCTTTCATTATTCCAACCTGGGATACGGTCTGATCGGCTGCATCCTGGAAGCATTGCTTGATCGTCCGGTAAGCGGTATTTTCAACGATTTTCTTTTCTCTCCTCTGCATATGAACGCAACCCTGGAAGGGTGCATTCTTCCCAGGGACAAAATAGTTCCTGTTGTCCGCGTTCTTCCATATCGCGAGAGGAATGAGATGATCCTCACCCCGCTTGGTTCAAAGCAGCTTACGGAAGCAGATCCCCTGCGTCATTACGGGCATACCGCCGGCAGTATGTATACTGACATCGCTTCATTACAGACCATGTTCCATGTCCTGATCTACGGCGAAAACGGGTTTCTGTCCGGTAATATATTGTCTGAAATGAAAAAAGAACATGCTGTTTACGGAAAGCTGTCCCCTACGCTCTCCTATGGCCTTGGACTGCTGATCGTAAAGGATCCGTCTGTTTCCAATAGTCGCATTCTTGGACACCAGGGTTTCGCTTACGGATGCGTTGACGGTGCATTCTGGGAAGAATCAACAGGACGTCTGCTTATTACTCTGAACGGCGGATGCAGTGAAGCCAGAAGCGGTCGTCTTGGATTATCAAACAGGGATTTTATGCGCTGGGCATTCCGGAAGGAGCTTCCGTCATGGTAA
- the lgt gene encoding prolipoprotein diacylglyceryl transferase: protein MSSVPYSRYLIYPVPWYSFLIVIGASLAVFLSCRKEQKAGFPKDTVIDLAFWILPFGIIGARLYYVIFSWDQFSGDLLSVFRIWEGGLAIYGGVIAGLIILFLFARRRHLSALLLCDIIVPGLALAQSIGRWGNWFNIEAYGFNVTGTAICFFPLAVQVPADQYAWHLATFFYESVWDFIVFLFLTVLWHKPNRKQGDLFFFYLFLYAAGRLIIEEMRLDSLYASSVRISQLLSVLLCISVFIVFYISARRRTSLSIPVRYILFPSALAFSIFLLFCMITGYCLYTLSISRILLILLIYALYMTLCLFSVYHRLTHSEVRNADIQA from the coding sequence ATGTCATCTGTTCCTTATTCAAGATACCTGATCTATCCCGTTCCGTGGTATAGTTTTCTCATTGTGATCGGCGCTTCTCTGGCTGTTTTCCTTTCATGCCGGAAAGAGCAGAAAGCCGGTTTCCCGAAAGATACAGTGATCGATCTTGCTTTTTGGATCCTTCCCTTTGGGATTATCGGCGCAAGGCTTTACTATGTGATTTTTTCCTGGGATCAGTTTTCAGGCGATCTTCTTTCTGTTTTTCGCATCTGGGAAGGAGGTCTGGCGATCTACGGCGGTGTGATTGCGGGCCTGATCATTCTCTTTCTTTTTGCACGCAGGCGGCATCTCTCTGCGTTACTCCTGTGTGATATTATCGTACCCGGACTGGCTCTGGCTCAGAGCATCGGCCGCTGGGGAAACTGGTTCAATATTGAGGCTTACGGTTTCAACGTCACGGGAACCGCCATTTGTTTTTTCCCCCTAGCTGTCCAGGTCCCCGCGGATCAGTATGCATGGCATTTGGCAACCTTCTTCTATGAATCCGTATGGGATTTCATTGTTTTTCTGTTTTTAACCGTTCTGTGGCATAAGCCAAACCGGAAACAGGGAGATCTGTTCTTTTTCTACCTTTTCCTTTATGCTGCCGGGCGTCTCATCATTGAAGAAATGCGCCTGGATTCCTTATATGCTTCGTCTGTACGGATCAGTCAGCTTCTGAGTGTTTTACTTTGTATATCTGTTTTTATTGTCTTTTATATTTCAGCCCGCAGACGGACTTCCCTTTCCATTCCTGTACGGTATATCCTTTTCCCTTCAGCGCTGGCTTTTTCAATCTTCCTGCTGTTCTGTATGATTACGGGATACTGCCTTTATACCCTGTCCATATCCCGCATTCTGCTCATCCTGCTGATCTATGCGCTTTATATGACATTGTGCCTGTTTTCTGTTTATCATCGACTGACTCATTCGGAGGTCCGGAATGCCGACATCCAGGCTTAA
- the upp gene encoding uracil phosphoribosyltransferase, which translates to MSKVVVFDHPLIQHKLSIMRDKNTGTKEFRELLSEIAMLMVFEVTRDLETKEIDVETPITTCKCRVLSGKKLGIVPILRAGLGMVDGVINLVPAARVGHIGLYRDPKTLEPVEYYCKLPEDSENRELLILDPMLATGGSASAAISFIKQRGCHHMRLVNLIAAPEGIARIQKDHPDVDIYVAALDDHLNDHGYIVPGLGDAGDRLFGTK; encoded by the coding sequence ATGAGCAAGGTTGTCGTTTTTGATCATCCTCTTATCCAGCATAAGCTCAGCATTATGCGTGATAAGAATACAGGCACAAAGGAATTTCGCGAGCTGCTGTCCGAAATTGCCATGCTGATGGTATTCGAAGTAACCAGAGACCTGGAAACAAAAGAGATAGATGTGGAAACTCCTATTACAACGTGCAAGTGCCGGGTTCTCTCCGGTAAAAAACTTGGTATTGTTCCGATCCTGCGCGCAGGTCTCGGTATGGTTGACGGTGTGATCAATCTTGTTCCGGCTGCCCGTGTAGGTCATATTGGACTGTACAGGGACCCCAAAACGCTTGAACCTGTTGAGTATTACTGCAAGCTGCCTGAAGACAGCGAGAACAGGGAACTGCTGATCCTTGATCCGATGCTCGCAACCGGAGGAAGCGCCAGCGCGGCTATCAGTTTTATCAAACAAAGAGGATGCCATCATATGCGTCTTGTAAACCTGATCGCGGCGCCTGAAGGCATTGCCAGAATCCAGAAAGACCATCCTGATGTGGATATCTATGTAGCCGCACTGGATGATCACCTGAACGATCATGGTTATATCGTACCCGGCCTCGGTGATGCCGGAGACCGCCTTTTCGGCACGAAGTGA
- the dusB gene encoding tRNA dihydrouridine synthase DusB, translated as MFQVRLAPMCGITDHIFRTICYEQGCDLAYTEMISAMGYLCAPNQRATKELMIRGENEPALILQLFGRDPDTVAEAAERICDLGLYNGIDLNMGCPAKKIAPSGEGCGLMRTPETAREMMRKTVAASSVPVSVKIRMGYDREHINAVEFARMAEDSGVSSITVHGRTREQQYSGEADWEIIEKVKNSVHIPVIGNGDIFTADDAIQKQKASHTDGVMIGRGAMGNPWIFRSIKRRMNGESETPVTTDEKHRMIIRHYHMMLETKPENIAVREMRKHIGWYIKGMKGAAQFRLEINRCTEACEAMRIIDCFFEEADRYQKAEPEAEK; from the coding sequence ATGTTTCAAGTAAGGCTTGCTCCCATGTGCGGCATTACAGATCATATTTTCAGAACAATCTGTTACGAGCAGGGATGTGATCTTGCCTATACTGAAATGATCAGCGCAATGGGGTATCTGTGCGCACCGAACCAGCGGGCCACAAAGGAACTGATGATCCGGGGAGAAAACGAGCCTGCGCTGATTCTGCAGTTATTCGGAAGGGATCCGGATACAGTGGCGGAAGCCGCCGAACGCATATGCGATCTCGGCCTGTACAACGGCATTGACCTGAACATGGGATGTCCGGCGAAAAAAATAGCACCGTCCGGCGAGGGGTGCGGATTGATGAGAACGCCTGAAACAGCCCGTGAAATGATGAGAAAAACAGTTGCAGCGTCTTCTGTGCCTGTTTCGGTAAAAATCAGAATGGGATATGACCGGGAACACATCAACGCCGTTGAATTCGCGAGGATGGCTGAAGATTCGGGCGTTTCTTCCATCACTGTTCACGGAAGGACCAGAGAGCAGCAGTATTCAGGAGAAGCTGACTGGGAGATCATCGAAAAAGTAAAAAACAGCGTTCATATTCCCGTGATTGGTAACGGGGATATTTTTACGGCAGATGACGCGATTCAGAAGCAGAAAGCCAGTCATACAGACGGCGTTATGATCGGAAGAGGCGCCATGGGGAATCCGTGGATCTTCAGAAGTATCAAAAGACGGATGAACGGGGAAAGCGAAACCCCGGTAACAACCGATGAAAAACACAGGATGATCATCAGGCATTATCATATGATGCTTGAGACAAAACCTGAAAACATAGCGGTCAGGGAAATGAGAAAACACATCGGATGGTATATCAAAGGAATGAAGGGCGCTGCCCAGTTCAGACTTGAAATCAACCGCTGTACAGAGGCCTGCGAGGCAATGCGTATCATTGATTGTTTCTTTGAAGAAGCTGACAGATATCAAAAAGCAGAACCGGAGGCAGAAAAATGA